One stretch of Planctomycetota bacterium DNA includes these proteins:
- a CDS encoding (2Fe-2S)-binding protein produces MPTITFASEKAADKREIQVADGANLRQEALRAGVQLYPGIHQVANCHGLGSCGSCRVLITKGMENTSPKGILESARLAVSLAYVGNESTMRLACQTRVHGDVTVVTCPPFNLFGDNFFS; encoded by the coding sequence ATGCCGACGATCACCTTTGCCAGCGAAAAGGCGGCCGACAAGCGGGAGATCCAGGTCGCCGACGGCGCGAACCTGCGGCAGGAGGCCCTCCGAGCCGGGGTCCAGCTCTATCCCGGCATCCACCAGGTGGCCAATTGCCACGGACTGGGGAGCTGCGGCAGCTGCCGGGTGCTGATCACCAAGGGGATGGAAAACACGAGTCCGAAGGGGATCCTCGAATCGGCCCGGCTGGCGGTCTCGCTGGCCTACGTCGGCAACGAGTCGACGATGCGTCTGGCATGCCAGACCCGGGTCCACGGGGACGTGACCGTGGTCACCTGCCCACCTTTCAACCTGTTCGGCGACAACTTCTTCAGTTGA
- a CDS encoding serine/threonine protein kinase — MSDHTRRTTGRGAGRSPWVRAGWLASLLAAALGASAWGADGGKARPDWNQWGGSPARNNVAAAKGLPIEWDPGQFDADTGAWKPATSRNVAWVAQLGSQTYGNPVVAGGKVYVGTNNGKGWVQRYPASVDLGCLLCFDDRDGSFLWQDSSEKLPTGRVHDWPLQGICCSPLVEGDRAWYVTSRGEVKCLDTEGFRDGENDGPFTAEKVQASEEADVVWVLDMMKELGVSQHNMCSCSVTAVGDLLFVTTSNGVDEGHINLPNAAAPSFLCLDKRDGKLLWADGTPGANVLHGQWSSPSYGELGGVPQVIFGGGDGWVYGFDARGNGGKAKLLWKFDCNPKESKYVLGGRADRNHIIGTPVVHDGLVYVAVGEDPEHGEGVGHLWCIDPTKRGDTSPELAVSLKDPNTPLPHRRNQAIIKEEGEVARPNPNSAAVWHYPGFDADGNGKLGFEETMHRTCGTVAIADGMLFVADFSGLFHCLDLKTGKPLWTHDMLAASWGSPLIADGKVYIGDEDGDISVFELTREKNLLSEVNMGNSVYSTPIAIGDTLYIANKSHLFAIREGAKPEGR, encoded by the coding sequence ATGAGCGATCACACCCGGCGGACGACGGGCAGGGGCGCAGGACGGTCGCCGTGGGTTCGGGCCGGGTGGCTGGCGAGCCTGCTGGCAGCGGCGCTCGGCGCGTCGGCGTGGGGCGCCGACGGCGGCAAGGCGCGGCCAGACTGGAACCAGTGGGGCGGGTCGCCTGCCCGCAACAACGTCGCCGCCGCGAAGGGCCTGCCGATCGAGTGGGATCCGGGTCAATTCGACGCCGACACCGGCGCGTGGAAGCCCGCGACGAGCCGCAACGTCGCCTGGGTCGCGCAGCTCGGCAGCCAAACCTACGGCAACCCGGTCGTCGCCGGCGGGAAGGTGTACGTCGGCACCAACAACGGCAAGGGCTGGGTGCAGCGCTACCCGGCGAGCGTCGACCTCGGCTGCCTGCTCTGCTTCGACGACCGTGACGGCTCGTTCCTCTGGCAGGACTCGAGCGAGAAGCTCCCCACCGGGCGCGTCCACGACTGGCCGCTGCAGGGGATCTGCTGCTCGCCGCTGGTCGAGGGGGACCGGGCGTGGTACGTCACCAGCCGCGGCGAGGTGAAGTGCCTCGACACCGAAGGGTTCCGCGACGGCGAGAACGACGGCCCGTTCACCGCCGAGAAGGTCCAGGCCTCCGAGGAGGCCGACGTCGTCTGGGTGCTCGACATGATGAAGGAGCTCGGCGTCTCGCAGCACAACATGTGCTCGTGCAGCGTGACGGCCGTCGGCGATCTGCTGTTCGTCACCACCTCCAACGGCGTCGACGAAGGGCACATCAACCTCCCCAACGCCGCCGCGCCGAGCTTCCTCTGCCTCGACAAGCGCGACGGCAAGCTCCTCTGGGCCGACGGCACCCCCGGCGCCAACGTCCTCCACGGCCAGTGGTCGAGCCCGTCGTACGGCGAGCTCGGCGGCGTGCCGCAGGTGATCTTCGGCGGCGGCGACGGCTGGGTGTATGGATTCGACGCCCGCGGCAACGGCGGCAAGGCGAAGCTGCTGTGGAAGTTCGACTGCAACCCCAAGGAGTCGAAGTACGTGCTCGGCGGCCGCGCCGACCGCAACCACATCATCGGCACGCCGGTGGTCCACGACGGCCTCGTCTACGTCGCCGTCGGCGAGGATCCCGAACACGGCGAGGGCGTCGGTCACCTGTGGTGCATCGATCCGACGAAGCGCGGCGACACCAGCCCCGAACTGGCCGTCAGCCTCAAGGACCCCAACACTCCCCTGCCCCACCGCCGCAACCAGGCGATCATCAAGGAAGAGGGGGAGGTGGCCCGCCCCAATCCCAACTCGGCCGCGGTCTGGCACTACCCCGGCTTCGACGCCGACGGCAACGGCAAGCTCGGCTTCGAGGAGACGATGCACCGCACCTGCGGCACGGTGGCGATCGCCGACGGGATGCTGTTCGTCGCCGACTTCAGCGGCCTGTTCCACTGCCTCGACCTGAAGACCGGCAAGCCGCTGTGGACCCACGACATGCTCGCGGCCAGTTGGGGCTCGCCGCTGATCGCCGACGGCAAGGTCTACATCGGCGACGAGGACGGCGACATCTCGGTGTTCGAGTTGACCCGCGAGAAGAACCTGCTGTCCGAGGTCAACATGGGAAACAGCGTCTACTCGACGCCGATCGCGATCGGCGACACGCTGTACATCGCCAACAAGAGCCATCTGTTCGCGATCCGCGAGGGGGCGAAGCCGGAAGGCCGCTGA
- a CDS encoding P-II family nitrogen regulator has protein sequence MREVIAIVRPIVAERVLEALRLAPLEAFSVREVKGYGRQKSYLDRYGDSDYARAFLPKVEIQVWVDDARVEEVVERIATAARTGRMGDGKIFVLPALDRSAEG, from the coding sequence GTGCGGGAGGTGATCGCGATCGTCCGGCCGATCGTCGCCGAGCGGGTCCTCGAGGCCCTGCGGTTGGCGCCGCTCGAGGCCTTCAGCGTGCGCGAGGTCAAGGGGTACGGCCGGCAAAAGAGCTATCTCGACCGCTACGGCGACAGCGACTACGCCCGGGCGTTCCTCCCCAAGGTCGAGATCCAGGTGTGGGTCGACGACGCCCGGGTCGAGGAAGTGGTGGAGCGGATCGCGACTGCCGCCCGGACCGGACGGATGGGGGACGGAAAGATCTTCGTGCTCCCGGCGCTCGATCGCTCGGCCGAAGGATGA
- a CDS encoding DUF1080 domain-containing protein: MRLLRQAYVGAAGHLRPGIQAGLPVAEAEAQAAKITDSLRRRRPLLIGEKKASGEWKTAVEWPRPPVVDPGPAPEKPAPIPADAVVLFDGRDLTAFEGPPSWTVADGIATVKGGSITTSGSFGDCHLHVEFRTPSPATGSGQGRGNSGVYLMGRYEIQILDSFADGTEAPLTYPDGQCGALYKQQPPAVNASRRPGEWQSFDILFTRPRFTADGALETPGRVSVIHNGVAIHADTVILGTTGWADPPMYLAHPDALPLSIQDHGNPVQFRSIWIRPYEPAVGTVPVAQP; encoded by the coding sequence ATGCGCCTCCTGCGGCAGGCCTACGTCGGGGCCGCCGGGCACCTGCGCCCCGGGATCCAGGCCGGGCTGCCGGTGGCCGAGGCCGAGGCGCAGGCCGCGAAGATCACCGACTCGCTCCGCCGGCGGCGTCCGCTCCTGATCGGCGAGAAGAAGGCCAGCGGGGAGTGGAAGACCGCGGTGGAGTGGCCGCGCCCGCCGGTCGTCGATCCTGGCCCGGCACCGGAGAAACCGGCCCCGATCCCGGCCGACGCGGTCGTCCTGTTCGACGGCCGTGACCTGACCGCCTTCGAGGGCCCACCGTCATGGACCGTGGCCGACGGGATCGCCACGGTGAAGGGGGGCTCGATCACGACGAGCGGTTCGTTCGGCGACTGCCATCTGCACGTCGAGTTCCGCACCCCCTCCCCGGCGACGGGCTCGGGGCAGGGGCGCGGCAATTCGGGCGTCTACCTGATGGGGCGCTACGAGATCCAGATCCTCGATTCGTTCGCCGACGGCACCGAGGCTCCCCTCACCTACCCGGACGGCCAGTGCGGCGCCCTCTACAAGCAGCAGCCGCCGGCGGTCAACGCCAGCCGCCGCCCGGGCGAGTGGCAGTCGTTCGACATTCTCTTCACACGGCCGCGGTTCACCGCCGACGGCGCTCTCGAAACGCCAGGGCGGGTGAGCGTGATCCACAACGGCGTTGCGATCCACGCCGACACCGTGATCCTCGGCACCACCGGCTGGGCCGATCCGCCCATGTACTTGGCCCACCCCGACGCTCTGCCACTGTCGATCCAGGATCACGGCAACCCGGTGCAGTTCCGCTCGATTTGGATCCGCCCGTATGAGCCGGCCGTCGGGACCGTGCCCGTGGCCCAGCCCTGA